A single genomic interval of Deinococcota bacterium harbors:
- a CDS encoding tRNA-dihydrouridine synthase family protein: MKSFYQRRLAEGRAVLAPMAGYTDAPFRKLCRDFGSAWAVTEMVSARALVSGDLRGIEIGEPYRGEPELVIQVFGGEPEVVAAGGFILWDKYRPDALDVNMGCPVKKVTGKSCGAKLMQDPARAAEIVRQLCAAVPVPVSAKMRLGFDRVNAAEVAKGLEEAGAAALAVHGRTAAQKYGGEADWERVAEVAAAVRIPVIGSGDVTSRAQFERYLSWGLGVMVGRGSLGRPWIFAELRGERPPGMAEVARLAYRHCAMSCSWARGDGERRAMTAMRGQLLKYFAPFETFARMRPDLAGVETLEALRLLVKTHLGLDPAEGLAEPALKLRAA, translated from the coding sequence ATGAAGAGCTTCTACCAGCGGCGTCTCGCCGAGGGCCGCGCCGTCTTGGCGCCGATGGCCGGCTACACCGACGCGCCCTTTCGCAAGCTCTGCCGCGACTTTGGCAGCGCCTGGGCGGTGACCGAGATGGTCAGCGCTCGTGCGCTCGTCAGCGGCGACCTGCGCGGTATCGAGATCGGCGAGCCCTACCGCGGCGAGCCCGAGCTGGTCATCCAGGTCTTTGGCGGCGAGCCCGAGGTCGTCGCCGCGGGCGGCTTTATCCTTTGGGACAAGTACCGGCCCGACGCGCTCGATGTCAACATGGGCTGCCCGGTCAAAAAGGTGACCGGCAAGAGCTGCGGCGCCAAGCTCATGCAAGACCCGGCTCGAGCCGCCGAGATCGTGAGGCAACTCTGCGCGGCCGTACCCGTACCGGTGAGCGCCAAGATGCGTCTCGGCTTCGACCGCGTCAACGCCGCGGAAGTGGCCAAAGGGCTCGAGGAGGCGGGCGCGGCGGCGCTCGCGGTGCACGGCCGCACCGCCGCGCAAAAGTACGGCGGCGAGGCCGACTGGGAAAGGGTCGCCGAGGTCGCCGCGGCGGTAAGGATACCGGTGATCGGCTCGGGTGACGTGACCAGCCGCGCGCAGTTCGAACGCTACCTAAGTTGGGGCCTGGGCGTCATGGTGGGCCGCGGCAGCCTGGGGCGGCCGTGGATCTTTGCCGAGCTGCGCGGCGAGAGGCCGCCCGGCATGGCTGAGGTCGCCCGCCTGGCCTACCGCCACTGCGCCATGAGCTGCTCCTGGGCGCGCGGCGACGGCGAACGCCGCGCCATGACCGCGATGCGCGGCCAGCTCCTCAAGTACTTTGCGCCCTTCGAGACGTTTGCGCGGATGCGCCCCGACCTCGCCGGGGTCGAGACGCTTGAAGCGCTGCGGCTGCTGGTAAAGACCCACCTGGGCCTCGACCCGGCCGAGGGTTTGGCCGAGCCCGCGCTGAAGCTCCGGGCCGCCTAG
- a CDS encoding DUF1440 domain-containing protein, which translates to MERLLKGALAGLLATVPMTLAMTAMHRALPEHEQYPLPPKRIAMKLADEVGIKDDLDEGERNALTMVAHFDYGATVGALYGLAERSLPGSPAVKGVGFGLAVWTVSYLGLLPAAGILRSATEQPPRRNALMIAAHLVWGASLGLGYERLRR; encoded by the coding sequence GTGGAAAGACTTCTGAAGGGCGCCCTGGCCGGGCTGCTGGCGACCGTGCCCATGACCTTGGCGATGACCGCCATGCACCGGGCCCTGCCGGAGCACGAGCAGTACCCGCTGCCGCCCAAGCGCATCGCCATGAAGCTGGCCGACGAGGTCGGCATCAAAGACGACTTGGACGAGGGCGAGCGCAACGCCCTGACCATGGTCGCGCACTTCGACTACGGCGCCACTGTGGGCGCCCTCTACGGCCTCGCCGAGCGCTCGCTGCCGGGCTCGCCCGCGGTGAAGGGCGTAGGCTTCGGCCTGGCGGTGTGGACGGTGAGCTACCTGGGGCTCCTGCCCGCCGCCGGCATCCTGCGGTCGGCGACCGAGCAGCCGCCGCGCCGAAACGCGCTGATGATCGCGGCGCACCTGGTCTGGGGCGCGAGCCTGGGTCTCGGCTATGAGAGGTTGCGGCGCTAG